From the Theileria equi strain WA chromosome 4 map unlocalized gcontig_1105316255041, whole genome shotgun sequence genome, one window contains:
- a CDS encoding arsenical pump-driving ATPase, putative (encoded by transcript BEWA_048130A) produces MELDAGSVSDSGFASFGPKGILESIPDLFQMFPGIDEALSFAELIQSVQSMKYSVIIFDTAPTGHTLKFLNLPDLLDKLVDTLLKVESFFGVFMRMLSLVNSQTSRGEMFEKVKELKSTITLTMEQMKNPDLTTFVCVCIPEFLSVYETERLVQYLARNDIDCSYIIINQILNYFDLGDSIIKAQNSLDDIKEETREIFRNLLELIKEQQSMLKGRVSIQKKYIDDIKELYDNYFNIVAIPQYKDEVRGSEAIKEFSKILLEHSPIPF; encoded by the exons ATGGAGCTTGATGCCGGTAGTGTATCAGATAGTGGGTTCGCTTCATTCGGACCTAAAGGGATACTAGAGTCTATTCCAGATTTGTTTCAAATGTTTCCTGGAATAGATGAGGCGCTTTCATTCGCTGAACTCATCCAGTCGGTCCAATCTATGAAATATTCAGTCATAATCTTTGATACTGCACCAACCGGTCACActttaaagtttttaaatCTTCCGGATTTATTGGACAAACTTGTGGACACTCTTCTTAAGGTTGaatcattctttggagtctTCATGAGG ATGCTTTCTCTTGTCAACTCTCAGACTTCTCGAGGTGAGATGTTTGAAAAGGTGAAAGAACTAAAAAGTACAATTACACTCACAATGGAGCAAATGAAAAATCCAGACTTGACGACTTTTGTTTGTGTCTGCATTCCTGAGTTTCTGAGTGTCTACGAAACTGAAAGACTGGTTCAATACCTGGCTAG GAACGATATTGACTGTTCATATATTATAATAAATCAAATTCTCAACTATTTTGACCTGGGAGATTCAATAATAAAGGCCCAAAATTCACTAGATGACATAAAGGAGGAGACTAGAGAAATATTCAGAAACCTCCTAGAACTT ATAAAAGAGCAGCAGAGTATGTTGAAGGGTCGTGTATCAATTCAAAAAAAATACATTGATGACATCAAGGAACTCTATGATAATTATTTTAATATAG TTGCAATACCGCAATA